A genomic stretch from Centroberyx gerrardi isolate f3 chromosome 10, fCenGer3.hap1.cur.20231027, whole genome shotgun sequence includes:
- the ndufv3 gene encoding uncharacterized protein ndufv3 isoform X1, translating to MATSLLRLGRLGSLKCLQLESWGVLRRPAASLCTQAAEPTKPAKKTKAASKTVEAPDERASLLAYKTAVAFPVKLSHLGLSPAQALGETEAAASPAATADTVVAAAATAPAAAGTPAAADSAPPAVESVAASVESAAENALPAAEEAVLPEAVPEVEAAAPVTAASEPVTAEAAEATEATEATEAPAAVSDPAPDPDTAQTIIDKAPPLVDAAPIVDAAPPAAEPIIAAGGESPVPDITPVVAASSEPGEPAADGSSSSSSSDSDSDSDSDSDSEDEKSEVKTKTQAETPAGEVTEAAVKEEAAVQDAASDTKDEICEAEKKDVAPAAEATLVSTAEAVQEAVPAAAPTEPAEVAVEATADATSVSSEELVDPAPEISAATEDAVDVAAPEVAATPEVAAEAAVEATPEVVADAAASPAVPDDQVESTVEVAAEAVEAAPVPEAKAPTEAPVETTEPAPEAPVEAAAESVEAAPSEAAVEAEAPVEAAAEPEAAAAAAEVAAEAAAPVESAEELVDPAPVVAEAAGEELQEEAPVVAEAAGEELKAEAPVVAEAAGEELKAEAPVVAEAAGEELQAEAPAEPEPVEPSEEAAAAAAAAAPPEPEEPFDNSTYKNYEHHGYNPFTFADLDLEMAKHRLPQPSSGRPSPLH from the exons ATGGCGACCTCCTTGCTGCGGTTAGGACGACTGGGTTCTCTCAAG TGTCTCCAGTTGGAGAGCTGGGGCGTCCTGAGGCGTCCCGCTGCGTCGCTCTGCACCCAGGCAGCAGAGCCCACAAAGCCAGCCAAAAAGACAAAGGCTGCAAGCAAGA CAGTAGAGGCTCCAGATGAAAGGGCGTCGCTGCTAGCCTACAAGACAGCAGTTGCCTTCCCAGTTAAGCTTTCACACCTCGGGCTTTCCCCAGCTCAAGCTCTAGGTGAAACTGAAGCAGCAGCCAGCCCCGCTGCCACCGCAGACACAGTTGTAGCTGCAGCAGCTACAGCGCCAGCCGCCGCAGGAACCCCCGCTGCTGCAGACTCAGCCCCTCCAGCTGTTGAATCAGTAGCTGCTTCTGTGGAGAGTGCTGCTGAAAATGCTCTTCCTGCTGCGGAGGAGGCCGTTTTACCAGAGGCGGTGCCAGAGGTAGAAGCAGCAGCTCCAGTCACTGCTGCCAGTGAACCGGTcacagcagaggcagcagaggcAACAGAGGCAACAGAGGCAACAGAGGCTCCAGCTGCCGTCTCAGACCCGGCCCCTGACCCGGATACCGCACAGACCATCATTGACAAAGCTCCACCTCTAGTTGACGCGGCTCCTATAGTTGACGCGGCTCCTCCAGCTGCGGAGCCCATAATTGCTGCAGGTGGTGAAAGCCCCGTGCCAGATATCACTCCAGTTGTTGCAGCCTCCTCTGAGCCTGGTGAACCAGCAGCAGACGGatcgtcctcctcatcctccagcGACTCGGACTCTGACTCGGATTCTGATTCGGACTCTGAAGATGAGAAGTCGGAAGTGAAGACGAAGACACAAGCAGAGACGCCGGCGGGAGAGGTGACAGAAGCCGCTGTGAAGGAGGAAGCTGCGGTCCAGGACGCCGCATCGGACACGAAGGACGAGATCTGTGAAGCTGAGAAGAAGGATGTTGCACCAGCAGCTGAAGCTACTCTCGTCTCCACTGCTGAAGCTGTGCAGGAGGCCgttccagcagcagcacccaccGAGCCAGCTGAAGTTGCCGTGGAAGCCACTGCAGATGCCACCAGTGTTAGCTCTGAGGAGTTGGTAGACCCCGCCCCCGAGATCTCCGCTGCCACCGAAGACGCTGTTGACGTAGCGGCTCCAGAAGTTGCAGCCACACCAGAAGTTGCAGCTGAGGCTGCGGTAGAAGCCACTCCAGAAGTAGTCGCAGATGCGGCTGCATCCCCAGCTGTCCCCGATGACCAAGTAGAATCCACAGTCGAAGTTGCAGCCGAGGCCGTTGAGGCTGCACCTGTCCCTGAAGCTAAAGCCCCAACTGAGGCCCCAGTAGAAACTACAGAGCCTGCCCCTGAAGCCCCTGTAGAAGCTGCTGCAGAGTCTGTAGAAGCTGCCCCGTCTGAAGCTGCCGTAGAAGCTGAAGCTCCTGtagaagctgcagcagagcctGAAGCTGCAGCTGCGGCTGCTGAGGTTGCAGCTGAAGCGGCCGCCCCTGTGGAGAGCGCTGAGGAGCTGGTAGACCCTGCTCCAGTTGTAGCTGAAGCTGCaggagaggagctgcaggaaGAAGCTCCAGTTGTAGCTGAAGCTGCAGGAGAAGAGCTGAAGGCAGAAGCCCCAGTTGTAGCTGAAGCTGCAGGAGAAGAGCTGAAGGCAGAAGCCCCAGTTGTAGCTGAAGCTGCAGGCGAGGAGCTGCAGGCAGAAGCCCCAGCTGAGCCTGAACCGGTCGAACCGTCTGAGG AAGctgcagcggcggcggcggcggcggcaccTCCAGAGCCCGAGGAGCCTTTCGACAACAGCACTTACAAGAACTATGAGCACCACGGCTACAACCCCTTCACATTCGCAGACCTGGACCTAGAAATGGCCAAGCACCGTCTGCCTCAGCCGTCCTCCGGCAGACCGTCACCCCTGCACTAG
- the ndufv3 gene encoding uncharacterized protein ndufv3 isoform X3 yields the protein MATSLLRLGRLGSLKCLQLESWGVLRRPAASLCTQAAEPTKPAKKTKAASKTVEAPDERASLLAYKTAVAFPVKLSHLGLSPAQALGETEAAASPAATADTVVAAAATAPAAAGTPAAADSAPPAVESVAASVESAAENALPAAEEAVLPEAVPEVEAAAPVTAASEPVTAEAAEATEATEATEAPAAVSDPAPDPDTAQTIIDKAPPLVDAAPIVDAAPPAAEPIIAAGGESPVPDITPVVAASSEPGEPAADGSSSSSSSDSDSDSDSDSDSEDEKSEVKTKTQAETPAGEVTEAAVKEEAAVQDAASDTKDEICEAEKKDVAPAAEATLVSTAEAVQEAVPAAAPTEPAEVAVEATADATSVSSEELVDPAPEISAATEDAVDVAAPEVAATPEVAAEAAVEATPEVVADAAASPAVPDDQVESTVEVAAEAVEAAPVPEAKAPTEAPVETTEPAPEAPVEAAAESVEAAPSEAAVEAEAPVEAAAEPEAAAAAAEVAAEAAAPVESAEELVDPAPVVAEAAGEELQEEAPVVAEAAGEELKAEAPVVAEAAGEELKAEAPVVAEAAGEELQAEAPAEPEPVEPSEAAAAAAAAAPPEPEEPFDNSTYKNYEHHGYNPFTFADLDLEMAKHRLPQPSSGRPSPLH from the exons ATGGCGACCTCCTTGCTGCGGTTAGGACGACTGGGTTCTCTCAAG TGTCTCCAGTTGGAGAGCTGGGGCGTCCTGAGGCGTCCCGCTGCGTCGCTCTGCACCCAGGCAGCAGAGCCCACAAAGCCAGCCAAAAAGACAAAGGCTGCAAGCAAGA CAGTAGAGGCTCCAGATGAAAGGGCGTCGCTGCTAGCCTACAAGACAGCAGTTGCCTTCCCAGTTAAGCTTTCACACCTCGGGCTTTCCCCAGCTCAAGCTCTAGGTGAAACTGAAGCAGCAGCCAGCCCCGCTGCCACCGCAGACACAGTTGTAGCTGCAGCAGCTACAGCGCCAGCCGCCGCAGGAACCCCCGCTGCTGCAGACTCAGCCCCTCCAGCTGTTGAATCAGTAGCTGCTTCTGTGGAGAGTGCTGCTGAAAATGCTCTTCCTGCTGCGGAGGAGGCCGTTTTACCAGAGGCGGTGCCAGAGGTAGAAGCAGCAGCTCCAGTCACTGCTGCCAGTGAACCGGTcacagcagaggcagcagaggcAACAGAGGCAACAGAGGCAACAGAGGCTCCAGCTGCCGTCTCAGACCCGGCCCCTGACCCGGATACCGCACAGACCATCATTGACAAAGCTCCACCTCTAGTTGACGCGGCTCCTATAGTTGACGCGGCTCCTCCAGCTGCGGAGCCCATAATTGCTGCAGGTGGTGAAAGCCCCGTGCCAGATATCACTCCAGTTGTTGCAGCCTCCTCTGAGCCTGGTGAACCAGCAGCAGACGGatcgtcctcctcatcctccagcGACTCGGACTCTGACTCGGATTCTGATTCGGACTCTGAAGATGAGAAGTCGGAAGTGAAGACGAAGACACAAGCAGAGACGCCGGCGGGAGAGGTGACAGAAGCCGCTGTGAAGGAGGAAGCTGCGGTCCAGGACGCCGCATCGGACACGAAGGACGAGATCTGTGAAGCTGAGAAGAAGGATGTTGCACCAGCAGCTGAAGCTACTCTCGTCTCCACTGCTGAAGCTGTGCAGGAGGCCgttccagcagcagcacccaccGAGCCAGCTGAAGTTGCCGTGGAAGCCACTGCAGATGCCACCAGTGTTAGCTCTGAGGAGTTGGTAGACCCCGCCCCCGAGATCTCCGCTGCCACCGAAGACGCTGTTGACGTAGCGGCTCCAGAAGTTGCAGCCACACCAGAAGTTGCAGCTGAGGCTGCGGTAGAAGCCACTCCAGAAGTAGTCGCAGATGCGGCTGCATCCCCAGCTGTCCCCGATGACCAAGTAGAATCCACAGTCGAAGTTGCAGCCGAGGCCGTTGAGGCTGCACCTGTCCCTGAAGCTAAAGCCCCAACTGAGGCCCCAGTAGAAACTACAGAGCCTGCCCCTGAAGCCCCTGTAGAAGCTGCTGCAGAGTCTGTAGAAGCTGCCCCGTCTGAAGCTGCCGTAGAAGCTGAAGCTCCTGtagaagctgcagcagagcctGAAGCTGCAGCTGCGGCTGCTGAGGTTGCAGCTGAAGCGGCCGCCCCTGTGGAGAGCGCTGAGGAGCTGGTAGACCCTGCTCCAGTTGTAGCTGAAGCTGCaggagaggagctgcaggaaGAAGCTCCAGTTGTAGCTGAAGCTGCAGGAGAAGAGCTGAAGGCAGAAGCCCCAGTTGTAGCTGAAGCTGCAGGAGAAGAGCTGAAGGCAGAAGCCCCAGTTGTAGCTGAAGCTGCAGGCGAGGAGCTGCAGGCAGAAGCCCCAGCTGAGCCTGAACCGGTCGAACCGTCTGAGG ctgcagcggcggcggcggcggcggcaccTCCAGAGCCCGAGGAGCCTTTCGACAACAGCACTTACAAGAACTATGAGCACCACGGCTACAACCCCTTCACATTCGCAGACCTGGACCTAGAAATGGCCAAGCACCGTCTGCCTCAGCCGTCCTCCGGCAGACCGTCACCCCTGCACTAG
- the ndufv3 gene encoding uncharacterized protein ndufv3 isoform X2 — protein sequence MATSLLRLGRLGSLKCLQLESWGVLRRPAASLCTQAAEPTKPAKKTKAASKIEAPDERASLLAYKTAVAFPVKLSHLGLSPAQALGETEAAASPAATADTVVAAAATAPAAAGTPAAADSAPPAVESVAASVESAAENALPAAEEAVLPEAVPEVEAAAPVTAASEPVTAEAAEATEATEATEAPAAVSDPAPDPDTAQTIIDKAPPLVDAAPIVDAAPPAAEPIIAAGGESPVPDITPVVAASSEPGEPAADGSSSSSSSDSDSDSDSDSDSEDEKSEVKTKTQAETPAGEVTEAAVKEEAAVQDAASDTKDEICEAEKKDVAPAAEATLVSTAEAVQEAVPAAAPTEPAEVAVEATADATSVSSEELVDPAPEISAATEDAVDVAAPEVAATPEVAAEAAVEATPEVVADAAASPAVPDDQVESTVEVAAEAVEAAPVPEAKAPTEAPVETTEPAPEAPVEAAAESVEAAPSEAAVEAEAPVEAAAEPEAAAAAAEVAAEAAAPVESAEELVDPAPVVAEAAGEELQEEAPVVAEAAGEELKAEAPVVAEAAGEELKAEAPVVAEAAGEELQAEAPAEPEPVEPSEEAAAAAAAAAPPEPEEPFDNSTYKNYEHHGYNPFTFADLDLEMAKHRLPQPSSGRPSPLH from the exons ATGGCGACCTCCTTGCTGCGGTTAGGACGACTGGGTTCTCTCAAG TGTCTCCAGTTGGAGAGCTGGGGCGTCCTGAGGCGTCCCGCTGCGTCGCTCTGCACCCAGGCAGCAGAGCCCACAAAGCCAGCCAAAAAGACAAAGGCTGCAAGCAAGA TAGAGGCTCCAGATGAAAGGGCGTCGCTGCTAGCCTACAAGACAGCAGTTGCCTTCCCAGTTAAGCTTTCACACCTCGGGCTTTCCCCAGCTCAAGCTCTAGGTGAAACTGAAGCAGCAGCCAGCCCCGCTGCCACCGCAGACACAGTTGTAGCTGCAGCAGCTACAGCGCCAGCCGCCGCAGGAACCCCCGCTGCTGCAGACTCAGCCCCTCCAGCTGTTGAATCAGTAGCTGCTTCTGTGGAGAGTGCTGCTGAAAATGCTCTTCCTGCTGCGGAGGAGGCCGTTTTACCAGAGGCGGTGCCAGAGGTAGAAGCAGCAGCTCCAGTCACTGCTGCCAGTGAACCGGTcacagcagaggcagcagaggcAACAGAGGCAACAGAGGCAACAGAGGCTCCAGCTGCCGTCTCAGACCCGGCCCCTGACCCGGATACCGCACAGACCATCATTGACAAAGCTCCACCTCTAGTTGACGCGGCTCCTATAGTTGACGCGGCTCCTCCAGCTGCGGAGCCCATAATTGCTGCAGGTGGTGAAAGCCCCGTGCCAGATATCACTCCAGTTGTTGCAGCCTCCTCTGAGCCTGGTGAACCAGCAGCAGACGGatcgtcctcctcatcctccagcGACTCGGACTCTGACTCGGATTCTGATTCGGACTCTGAAGATGAGAAGTCGGAAGTGAAGACGAAGACACAAGCAGAGACGCCGGCGGGAGAGGTGACAGAAGCCGCTGTGAAGGAGGAAGCTGCGGTCCAGGACGCCGCATCGGACACGAAGGACGAGATCTGTGAAGCTGAGAAGAAGGATGTTGCACCAGCAGCTGAAGCTACTCTCGTCTCCACTGCTGAAGCTGTGCAGGAGGCCgttccagcagcagcacccaccGAGCCAGCTGAAGTTGCCGTGGAAGCCACTGCAGATGCCACCAGTGTTAGCTCTGAGGAGTTGGTAGACCCCGCCCCCGAGATCTCCGCTGCCACCGAAGACGCTGTTGACGTAGCGGCTCCAGAAGTTGCAGCCACACCAGAAGTTGCAGCTGAGGCTGCGGTAGAAGCCACTCCAGAAGTAGTCGCAGATGCGGCTGCATCCCCAGCTGTCCCCGATGACCAAGTAGAATCCACAGTCGAAGTTGCAGCCGAGGCCGTTGAGGCTGCACCTGTCCCTGAAGCTAAAGCCCCAACTGAGGCCCCAGTAGAAACTACAGAGCCTGCCCCTGAAGCCCCTGTAGAAGCTGCTGCAGAGTCTGTAGAAGCTGCCCCGTCTGAAGCTGCCGTAGAAGCTGAAGCTCCTGtagaagctgcagcagagcctGAAGCTGCAGCTGCGGCTGCTGAGGTTGCAGCTGAAGCGGCCGCCCCTGTGGAGAGCGCTGAGGAGCTGGTAGACCCTGCTCCAGTTGTAGCTGAAGCTGCaggagaggagctgcaggaaGAAGCTCCAGTTGTAGCTGAAGCTGCAGGAGAAGAGCTGAAGGCAGAAGCCCCAGTTGTAGCTGAAGCTGCAGGAGAAGAGCTGAAGGCAGAAGCCCCAGTTGTAGCTGAAGCTGCAGGCGAGGAGCTGCAGGCAGAAGCCCCAGCTGAGCCTGAACCGGTCGAACCGTCTGAGG AAGctgcagcggcggcggcggcggcggcaccTCCAGAGCCCGAGGAGCCTTTCGACAACAGCACTTACAAGAACTATGAGCACCACGGCTACAACCCCTTCACATTCGCAGACCTGGACCTAGAAATGGCCAAGCACCGTCTGCCTCAGCCGTCCTCCGGCAGACCGTCACCCCTGCACTAG
- the LOC139926665 gene encoding uncharacterized protein LOC139926665, with translation MAASLLRIGRLGSVKCLQAESWRTLSRAPAAAAAFSSKSGGNKKSSKNNSEKSDAKTYFDIEKLVQHRTFVEFPKKEVSPAAAAAAAEAAAAPKPAAEPIAAAAAEAAVATPAVEAVAPVAEATPVVEATPIVEAVPESAPAVEATPIVEAVPEAAPVAEAAPVAEAAPVAEAVPAAEEAAPVVEAAAPVAEAAAPPAEAAPEAPVEAAAPAAEAPAVEAAAPVAEAPVEAAAAPEAAVEAPAVEAAPAEPPAAEVAPEPVVEAAPEVPAAEAAPVVEAAPEAAPAEAPVEAAAEPVAEAAPVEAEAAPVEAEAAPVEAEAAPAEAAAEPVAEAAPAEAPVEAAPVEAAAEPVAEAPVEAEAAPVEAAAEVAAEAPAPVESAEELVDPAPVVAEAAGEELQAEAPAEPEPVEPSEAQLDPIQKLFLDSIREYNTKSQATGGLVDAGADYQKALAEEMTKLQRLYGGGDLASFPEFKFPEPKLDEVSPK, from the exons tgtttGCAGGCAGAGAGCTGGCGAACTCTGAGCAgagctcctgcagcagctgcagccttcAGCTCCAAATCTGGGGGAAACAAGAAGTCTTCGAAAAATAACTCAG AAAAATCAGATGCTAAAACGTACTTCGATATAGAGAAACTTGTCCAGCACAGGACATTTGTGGAATTCCCCAAGAAAGAAGTTTCCCCAGCTGCagccgctgcagcagcagaagctgcagctgcacCTAAACCAGCTGCAGAGCCAatcgctgctgctgcagctgaggcTGCAGTCGCTACACCTGCAGTGGAAGCTGTGGCCCCAGTAGCTGAGGCCACACCTGTTGTCGAAGCCACTCCCATTGTGGAAGCGGTTCCTGAATCTGCCCCAGCAGTCGAAGCCACACCCATTGTTGAAGCTGTCCCTGAAGCTGCACCAGTGGCTGAAGCAGCACCAGTGGCTGAAGCTGCACCAGTGGCTGAAGCGGTTCCTGCCGCTGAAGAGGCTGCTCCTGTTGTTGAAGCCGCTGCCCCTGTAGCCGAAGCTGCTGCTCCCCCAGCTGAAGCCGCACCTGAAGCTCCTGTCGAGGCTGCTGCCCCTGCAGCTGAAGCCCCTGCAGTTGAAGCTGCTGCCCCAGTGGCTGAAGCCCCTGttgaagctgctgctgccccaGAAGCTGCAGTTGAAGCCCCTGCTGTTGAAGCTGCCCCTGCAGAACCTCCTGCAGCTGAAGTTGCCCCAGAGCCAGTGGTGGAAGCTGCCCCTGAAGTCCCTGCTGCTGAAGCTGCACCGGTTGTGGAAGCCGCCCCCGAGGCTGCACCTGCTGAAGCCCCTGTGGAAGCTGCTGCagagcctgtggctgaagctgctcctgtAGAAGCTGAAGCTGCCCCTGTAGAAGCTGAAGCTGCCCCTGTAGAAGCTGAAGCTGCCCCTGctgaagctgcagcagagccCGTGGCTGAAGCTGCAcctgctgaagctcctgtggAAGCTGCACCTGTAGAAGCTGCTGCcgagcctgtggctgaagctcCTGTAGAAGCTGAAGCTGCCCCTGTTGAAGCGGCTGCTGAGGTTGCAGCTGAAGCGCCCGCCCCTGTGGAGAGCGCCGAGGAGCTGGTAGACCCCGCTCCAGTTGTAGCTGAAGCTGCAGGAGAGGAGCTGCAGGCGGAAGCCCCAGCTGAGCCCGAACCGGTCGAACCGTCTGAGG CTCAATTGGACCCAATTCAGAAGCTCTTCCTGGATTCCATACGCGAGTACAACACAAAGAGCCA GGCCACTGGCGGGCTAGTGGACGCGGGCGCCGACTACCAGAAGGCCCTGGCAGAGGAGATGACGAAGCTCCAGAGACTCTACGGCGGTGGAGACCTCGCATCTTTCCCAGAGTTCAAGTTCCCAG agcCCAAGCTGGATGAAGTTTCCCCCAAGTGA